The following are from one region of the Silene latifolia isolate original U9 population chromosome 9, ASM4854445v1, whole genome shotgun sequence genome:
- the LOC141600453 gene encoding GTP-binding protein BRASSINAZOLE INSENSITIVE PALE GREEN 2, chloroplastic: MVIFLSASTLHHSLPTSKPRFSNALPSVEGSTYSRFPWLNWFNRKSREDCKYRSFICLSVKGQTKAQKFDVVNGKNSRKRVIKKVVVLSEGRDDDENHGLVCPGCGVYMQDVDPDVPGYYKKKLIEDELDDVLEDEYEAIEGFVENDNDDFDEDEDGEDEGEDFVDEIEGSLDIIDGKEGDLGTEDEVEDEGDWDSDEWEEDELEEVDGFTPVGVGYGNVTEEVLEKAKRKRLTKAERKRLARENRKEREEVTVCARCHSLRNYGQVKNQTAENLIPDFDFDRLISTRLMKPTTADSTVVVMVVDCVDFDGSFPKRASRSLFKALEGNHDAKASKKLPKLVLVATKVDLLPSQISPTRLDRWVRHRARALGAPKLNAVYLVSSRKDLGVRNLLSFIKEMAGPRGHVWVIGAQNAGKSTLINTFAKKEGAKVTKLTEAAVPGTTLGILRVGGVLSGKAKMYDTPGLLHPYLMAMRLSREEQKMIEIRKELRPRSYRIKVGQTIHVGGLVRLDLVHASVQTIYVTVCASPNVSLHLGKIENAEETWNKHIGVRLQPPIGTDGISEIVNWKEREFKVSGTSWDVNSCDIAVAGLGWLSLGLKGEATLKLRTYDSVEVVLREPLVLDRAPFLERPGFWLPQSISDALGNQSKLEARRKQQLEEEEDETLAVNVAV; this comes from the exons ATGGTTATTTTCTTATCTGCTTCCACCCTTCATCATTCCCTCCCAACCTCTAAACCCAGATTTTCCAATGCTCTTCCGTCTGTTGAAGGAAGCACATATTCACGATTTCCCTGGTTAAACT GGTTTAACAGGAAAAGCAGAGAAGATTGCAAATATAGGTCTTTTATTTGTTTGTCTGTAAAGGGTCAAACCAAAGCCCAAAAATTTGATGTTGTAAATGGGAAAAATTCCAGAAAGAGAGTTATTAAGAAGGTGGTTGTGTTAAGTGAGGGCAGAGACGATGATGAAAACCATGGACTTGTTTGTCCTGGTTGTGGTGTTTATATGCAGGATGTCGACCCTGATGTTCCTGGGTATTATAAGAAAAAATTAATTGAGGATGAGTTAGATGATGTGCTTGAGGATGAGTATGAGGCAATCGAGGGTTTCGTCGAGAACGATAATGATGATtttgatgaagatgaagatggtgAGGACGAAGGAGAGGACTTTGTGGATGAAATTGAGGGTAGTTTGGATATTATTGATGGGAAAGAAGGGGATTTGGGAACAGAAGATGAAGTTGAAGATGAAGGTGATTGGGATAGTGACGAATGGGAGGAGGATGAATTAGAAGAAGTGGATGGATTTACACCAGTGGGCGTAGGGTATGGTAATGTGACTGAAGAAGTATTGGAGAAAGCGAAGAGGAAGAGGCTAACAAAGGCGGAGAGGAAGAGGTTGGCTAGAGAGAACCGAAAAGAGAGAGAAGAGGTTACAGTATGTGCTAGGTGTCATTCTTTGAGGAACTATGGGCAAGTCAAGAATCAAACTGCTGAGAACTTGATTcctgattttgattttgataggTTGATTAGCACCCGTCTGATGAAACCTACTACAGCAGATTCCACTGTTGTCGTCATGGTTGTTGACTGTGTCGACTTTGACGGGTCGTTTCCTAAACGCGCTTCTCGGTCTTTGTTTAAGGCTTTAGAGGGCAACCATGATGCCAAGGCTAGCAAGAAATTGCCAAAGCTTGTCTTGGTTGCTACAAAGGTGGATCTTCTTCCTTCCCAAATTTCGCCCACCAGGTTAGATAGATGGGTCCGTCACCGGGCCCGGGCTCTAGGTGCTCCTAAACTTAATGCTGTTTACTTGGTTAGTTCTCGAAAGGATTTGGGAGTGAGAAATTTGCTATCCTTCATTAAGGAAATGGCTGGTCCTCGAGGGCATGTGTGGGTTATTGGAGCTCAAAATGCTGGGAAATCAACCTTGATTAACACATTTGCAAAGAAGGAAGGTGCTAAAGTTACAAAGCTCACTGAAGCAGCTGTTCCTGGGACGACACTTGGGATATTGAGGGTCGGAGGGGTTTTGTCTGGCAAGGCCAAGATGTATGATACACCTGGGCTCCTACATCCATACTTGATGGCCATGAGATTATCCAGAGAAGAGCAGAAAATGATTGAGATACGTAAAGAATTGAGACCTAGGTCTTACAGAATTAAG GTAGGGCAGACAATACATGTTGGTGGCTTGGTGAGACTAGATCTTGTCCATGCATCTGTTCAAACAATATATGTGACAGTCTGCGCATCGCCAAATGTGTCTCTCCATTTAGGGAAGATTGAAAATGCTGAGGAGACATGGAACAAGCATATTGGCGTTAGGCTACAG CCTCCTATTGGCACTGACGGGATTTCAGAAATTGTGAATTGGAAAGAGAGAGAATTTAAAGTGAGTGGAACAAGCTGGGATGTAAATAGTTGTGACATTGCTGTTGCTGGGCTTGGGTGGCTTTCTTTGGGTCTTAAAGGTGAGGCGACTTTGAAACTGAGGACCTATGACAGTGTTGAAGTTGTGTTACGTGAACCTTTAGTCCTAGACCGAGCCCCATTTCTCGAGCGACCTGGTTTTTGGTTGCCTCAATCCATATCTGATGCTCTAGGCAATCAAAGTAAGCTTGAAGCTCGGAGAAAGCAACaactcgaagaagaagaagatgaaacaCTTGCTGTGAATGTGGCTGTGTGA